One genomic window of Natronorubrum aibiense includes the following:
- a CDS encoding acetyl-CoA carboxylase biotin carboxylase subunit, whose amino-acid sequence MFEKVLIANRDEIAVRVIQACSELGVEAVAVYSDADEDAKHVRLADEAYHIGNSKAKESYLDQDALLEAARAADADAIHPGYGFLAESESFAATVEASEFEWIGPPSDVMADFGEKTKARKIMEAADVPIVPGTTEPVTSPDEVEAFGEEHGYPIAIKADGGGGGRGLKIAYGPDEIESKLQEAIREGDAYFDNPSVYLERFLEDPRHIEVQIIADEHGNVRHLGERDCSIQRRQQKLVEESPSPVLDEETRAELCDAACRGAASADYVNAGTVEFLYEGGEFYFIEVNARIQVEHTVTEQLTGIDLVKWQLRVAAGEELTFSQDDIEPRGAAIEFRINAEDPDNDFIPLPGTLSTYRPARGIGVRVDDGVDEGDSIAPFYDSMFAKLVVTGEDRAEAIARGKRALEETTIDGVPTTIPFHKLLLEDEGFVANEHTTTYVENDLLER is encoded by the coding sequence GTGTTCGAAAAGGTGCTGATCGCGAACCGCGACGAGATCGCCGTTCGAGTCATCCAGGCGTGTTCGGAACTCGGTGTCGAAGCGGTGGCCGTGTACAGCGATGCCGACGAAGACGCCAAACACGTCCGGTTAGCCGACGAGGCCTACCACATCGGCAACTCGAAGGCCAAAGAGAGTTACCTCGATCAGGATGCCCTCCTCGAGGCTGCACGCGCCGCTGACGCCGACGCGATCCATCCGGGCTACGGCTTTCTCGCCGAAAGCGAGTCGTTCGCTGCGACCGTCGAAGCGAGCGAGTTCGAGTGGATCGGGCCACCGAGCGACGTGATGGCCGACTTCGGTGAGAAGACCAAAGCCCGAAAAATCATGGAGGCGGCTGACGTTCCGATCGTTCCCGGCACGACCGAACCGGTGACGTCACCGGACGAAGTCGAAGCGTTCGGCGAGGAACACGGCTACCCGATCGCGATCAAAGCCGACGGCGGTGGCGGTGGCCGCGGGCTCAAGATCGCCTACGGCCCCGACGAGATAGAATCGAAACTGCAGGAGGCGATCCGCGAGGGTGACGCCTACTTCGACAACCCCAGCGTCTACCTCGAGCGATTCCTCGAGGACCCCCGTCACATCGAGGTCCAGATCATCGCCGACGAACACGGCAACGTTCGCCACCTCGGCGAGCGCGACTGCAGCATTCAGCGACGCCAGCAGAAACTCGTCGAGGAGTCGCCCTCGCCGGTGTTAGACGAGGAAACTCGCGCGGAACTCTGTGACGCCGCCTGCCGTGGCGCTGCCTCGGCCGATTACGTCAACGCCGGAACGGTCGAGTTTCTCTACGAGGGCGGCGAGTTCTACTTTATCGAGGTCAACGCCCGCATTCAGGTCGAACACACCGTCACCGAACAGCTCACCGGGATCGATCTCGTCAAATGGCAACTTCGCGTTGCCGCTGGCGAGGAACTCACCTTTTCACAGGACGACATCGAACCGCGCGGTGCGGCGATCGAGTTCCGAATTAACGCCGAAGACCCCGATAACGATTTCATCCCGCTGCCCGGCACACTCTCGACGTATCGGCCAGCACGTGGGATCGGGGTTCGTGTCGACGACGGCGTCGACGAGGGCGATTCGATCGCGCCGTTCTACGACTCGATGTTCGCGAAACTGGTCGTCACCGGCGAGGACAGGGCCGAGGCGATCGCTCGCGGCAAACGCGCACTCGAGGAAACCACCATCGACGGCGTCCCGACGACGATCCCGTTCCACAAGCTGTTGCTCGAGGACGAGGGATTCGTCGCGAACGAACACACGACGACGTACGTCGAGAACGACCTGCTCGAGAGGTAA
- a CDS encoding 5-oxoprolinase subunit C family protein, translating into MITIQEGGIASTVQDRGRFGHYHIGMPPSGAMDKYAHTVANYLVGNNADAATIEMTYQGITATFDEDAVIAITGADMSPTLNGESIGTWETVAVDAGDELELAFATEGARAYLAVAGGVDVPEVMGSRSTYTLVGIGGHEGRGLEEGDELPIGEADGTPSELVDTQLDDEYVPSYADEDTVRIVIGLTSYRLTDESKERLCEAEWKVSAEADRTGYRLEGPELEFKEREQPFGAGTDPSNVVDLGYPIGSIQVPQKPIVLMQDAVTGGGYSTVGTVISADRGLLAQRQTHKSVYFEAVDVDEAIAAREARDDRLETIRAEIESTN; encoded by the coding sequence ATGATCACCATTCAGGAAGGCGGGATCGCGAGTACGGTACAGGACCGCGGCCGTTTTGGCCACTACCACATCGGCATGCCGCCATCGGGCGCGATGGACAAGTACGCCCACACGGTCGCGAACTACCTCGTCGGCAACAACGCCGACGCCGCGACGATCGAGATGACCTATCAGGGAATCACGGCAACGTTCGACGAAGACGCCGTCATCGCCATCACCGGAGCCGACATGTCGCCAACGCTCAACGGCGAGTCGATCGGCACGTGGGAAACCGTCGCCGTCGACGCTGGCGACGAACTCGAGTTGGCGTTCGCGACCGAGGGCGCGCGCGCATATCTCGCCGTCGCCGGTGGCGTCGACGTCCCCGAAGTGATGGGCAGTCGCTCGACGTACACCCTCGTTGGAATCGGCGGCCACGAAGGACGCGGACTCGAGGAGGGTGACGAACTCCCGATCGGCGAGGCCGACGGCACTCCGTCCGAGCTGGTCGACACACAACTCGACGACGAGTACGTTCCATCGTACGCGGACGAAGACACCGTCCGCATCGTCATCGGGCTCACGAGCTATCGGCTGACCGACGAGAGCAAAGAACGCCTCTGTGAGGCCGAGTGGAAGGTCTCGGCGGAAGCGGATCGAACCGGCTACCGACTCGAGGGGCCAGAACTCGAGTTCAAAGAACGCGAACAGCCGTTTGGCGCGGGCACCGACCCGTCGAACGTCGTCGACCTCGGCTATCCGATTGGATCGATTCAGGTGCCACAGAAACCGATCGTCCTCATGCAGGATGCGGTCACCGGCGGCGGCTACTCGACCGTCGGCACCGTCATCAGCGCCGACCGTGGCCTGCTCGCACAGCGCCAAACCCACAAGTCAGTGTACTTCGAAGCCGTCGACGTCGACGAAGCGATCGCCGCCCGCGAGGCACGCGACGATCGCCTCGAGACGATTCGAGCCGAAATCGAATCGACAAACTGA
- a CDS encoding LamB/YcsF family protein — protein sequence MAAIDINCDMGESFGNWQMGNDEAVMPYITSANIAGGYHAGDPHIMRETVELAAEHDVGIGVHPGLPDKMGFGRRKIDASPEEVRDYVVYQLGALTAFARRHGATVQHVKPHGAMYSMLSESPEHARAVMEGMLEVDDDLIYLATDMNIYEVAQDVDGLRAVFEGYVDLDYRADRSLIVEQTLEDRDPELVADRFVSIATEGVVEAANGEEISIPADSICIHGDNPNAVAVLEAIHDRVEKHEIDLVSLPEIV from the coding sequence ATGGCAGCGATCGATATCAACTGCGATATGGGAGAGAGTTTCGGCAACTGGCAGATGGGCAACGACGAGGCCGTCATGCCCTACATCACGTCCGCGAACATTGCCGGCGGCTATCACGCGGGCGACCCACACATCATGCGCGAGACGGTCGAACTGGCCGCCGAACACGACGTTGGCATCGGCGTTCACCCCGGTCTCCCGGACAAGATGGGCTTCGGCCGCCGAAAGATCGACGCCAGTCCCGAGGAGGTCCGCGATTACGTCGTCTACCAACTCGGCGCACTGACGGCGTTTGCACGTCGCCACGGCGCGACCGTCCAGCACGTTAAACCACACGGGGCGATGTACTCGATGCTCTCGGAGAGTCCGGAACACGCCCGTGCAGTTATGGAGGGCATGCTCGAGGTCGACGACGACCTCATCTATCTCGCGACCGATATGAATATCTACGAGGTCGCACAGGACGTCGACGGCCTTCGAGCCGTCTTCGAGGGATACGTCGACCTCGATTACCGGGCCGACCGCTCGCTGATCGTCGAACAGACGCTCGAGGATCGCGACCCCGAACTGGTCGCCGACCGATTCGTCTCGATCGCGACCGAGGGCGTTGTCGAGGCCGCAAACGGGGAGGAGATTTCGATCCCCGCAGACAGTATCTGTATCCACGGCGACAACCCGAACGCCGTCGCGGTGCTCGAGGCGATTCACGACCGCGTCGAGAAACACGAGATCGACCTCGTATCGCTGCCCGAAATCGTCTAA
- a CDS encoding DEAD/DEAH box helicase, producing the protein MTDGDVAAFTHLGSTVRGALSERGFSRPTPPQQLAIPPLSAGQHTLVIAPTGSGKTETAMLPVFDHLLDDPPEGFGALYVTPLRALNRDMRERLEWWGDYLDLAVDVRHGDTTQYQRGKQAENPPDVLVTTPETLQAMLTGERLREALRDVSHVVIDEVHELAASKRGAQLAVGLERLQDLSGQIQRIGLSATVGDPAEVGQFLTGGRPCEIREIDVGSNVDVTVREPEITDEDERLAGELMTEADTASHVRLIRDLVAKHESTLIFVNTRQTAEALGSRFTELNLPIGVHHGSLSKEARIDVEDRFKAGELDGLLCTSSMELGIDVGRVDHVIQYKSPRQVTRLLQRIGRAGHRQDAVSSGTIVTTRPDDTLEAVAIARRARDGEVEPTAIHDGSLDVVANQIPGFVQSRGSTPLREAYETVSRAYPFRDLPEETFREVVSELHRNRIVWFDEGEDRLETTGGTWQYVYANLSMIPDEETYEVHDIASSTQIGTLDERFVVNFAQPGEVFIQRGEMWRIAEIDDEEARVKVSPIEDPAGEVPSWTGQEIPVPAAVAGEVGEIRAVAEPQLSAGADAGAVSRDLIQRYPADEETLTRACEQLERQVAAEAPMPTADRLVLERQGRTLVLNAPFGHMINETLGRVLSSLLGQQAGSSVGLETDPYRIELEVPSSVATSDVLAVLEDTDPDHVEAIIELGLKRSDALAFRLAQVSAKFGALKRWQHSGSGRLSSDRLLAALEDTPMYDEAIREVFHEDLDVDRASVVLERLQSGELELVTHRGRTPVGQGGRSAGGKELLAPENADASVIKTVKERLQNDRIILLCTHCKEWKATTKVRRVADQPECPECGSTRIASLNPWADEVVQAVRAEEKDDEQASMTERAYRSASLVQSHGKQAVIAMAARGVGPHNAARIINNLREDETEFYRDILSKEREYARTQSFWN; encoded by the coding sequence ATGACTGACGGGGACGTCGCAGCGTTTACGCATCTCGGGTCGACGGTTCGCGGGGCGCTCTCCGAACGCGGTTTCTCGAGGCCGACGCCGCCGCAACAGCTGGCGATTCCGCCGTTGTCTGCCGGCCAGCATACGCTCGTGATCGCACCGACGGGTAGCGGCAAGACCGAGACGGCGATGTTGCCCGTCTTCGATCACCTGCTGGACGACCCACCCGAGGGGTTCGGCGCGCTTTACGTCACCCCGCTGCGGGCACTCAACCGCGACATGCGCGAACGCCTCGAGTGGTGGGGCGACTATCTCGACCTCGCGGTCGACGTTCGCCACGGTGATACGACCCAGTACCAGCGCGGGAAGCAAGCGGAGAACCCACCGGACGTGCTGGTGACGACGCCCGAAACCCTGCAGGCGATGCTCACCGGCGAGCGGCTGCGGGAGGCCCTCCGAGACGTTTCCCACGTCGTGATCGACGAGGTTCACGAACTCGCGGCGTCGAAACGCGGCGCCCAACTCGCGGTTGGCCTCGAGCGACTACAGGACCTCTCAGGGCAAATCCAGCGAATCGGCTTGTCGGCGACGGTCGGCGATCCTGCCGAGGTCGGGCAGTTCCTGACCGGCGGCCGACCCTGTGAGATCCGAGAGATCGACGTCGGAAGCAACGTCGACGTCACCGTTCGCGAACCCGAGATCACCGACGAAGACGAACGGCTGGCAGGCGAACTGATGACCGAAGCCGACACGGCCAGCCACGTTCGCCTGATTCGGGACCTCGTCGCCAAACACGAGTCGACACTGATCTTCGTCAACACGCGACAGACGGCCGAGGCGCTGGGCTCGCGGTTCACCGAACTCAACCTTCCCATCGGCGTCCACCACGGCTCGCTCTCGAAGGAGGCCCGGATCGACGTCGAGGATCGGTTCAAAGCCGGCGAACTGGACGGCCTGCTCTGTACGTCCTCGATGGAATTGGGGATCGACGTCGGCCGCGTCGATCACGTGATCCAGTACAAAAGCCCCCGGCAGGTGACGCGACTGCTACAGCGGATCGGGCGTGCGGGCCACCGCCAAGACGCGGTCTCGAGCGGTACGATCGTCACGACCCGGCCCGACGACACGCTCGAGGCGGTCGCGATCGCCCGCCGAGCGCGCGACGGGGAGGTCGAACCGACGGCGATCCACGACGGGAGTCTCGATGTGGTCGCAAACCAGATCCCGGGCTTCGTTCAGAGCCGTGGCTCGACACCGCTACGCGAGGCCTACGAGACCGTCTCGCGCGCGTATCCGTTCCGCGACCTTCCCGAGGAGACGTTCCGCGAGGTCGTCTCGGAACTGCATCGCAACCGAATCGTCTGGTTCGACGAGGGTGAGGATCGCCTCGAGACGACCGGCGGCACCTGGCAGTACGTCTACGCGAACCTCTCGATGATCCCCGACGAGGAGACCTACGAGGTCCACGACATCGCCTCGAGCACTCAGATCGGGACGTTAGACGAGCGGTTCGTGGTCAACTTCGCCCAGCCCGGCGAGGTGTTCATCCAGCGCGGCGAGATGTGGCGCATCGCCGAGATCGACGACGAGGAGGCGCGAGTGAAGGTCAGCCCGATCGAAGACCCCGCGGGTGAGGTGCCGTCGTGGACCGGTCAGGAGATTCCCGTTCCCGCTGCGGTTGCCGGTGAGGTCGGCGAGATCCGAGCCGTCGCCGAACCACAGCTGTCGGCTGGTGCGGATGCTGGGGCCGTTTCGCGAGACCTCATCCAGCGCTATCCGGCTGACGAGGAGACGCTTACGCGTGCCTGCGAACAACTCGAGCGTCAGGTCGCGGCCGAGGCCCCGATGCCGACGGCGGATCGGCTCGTCCTCGAGCGGCAGGGTCGAACGCTCGTCTTGAACGCACCGTTTGGCCACATGATCAACGAAACGCTCGGTCGCGTGCTCTCCTCGTTGCTCGGCCAGCAGGCCGGCTCGTCCGTGGGCCTCGAGACGGACCCCTACCGGATCGAACTCGAGGTGCCGAGTTCGGTGGCGACCAGCGATGTGCTGGCGGTGCTCGAGGATACCGATCCCGACCACGTCGAGGCGATCATCGAACTCGGCCTCAAGCGCTCGGATGCACTCGCCTTCCGGCTCGCACAGGTCTCTGCCAAGTTCGGCGCGCTCAAACGCTGGCAGCACAGCGGTTCCGGACGACTCTCGAGCGACCGGCTGTTGGCAGCGCTCGAGGACACGCCGATGTACGACGAGGCGATCCGGGAGGTGTTCCACGAGGATCTGGACGTCGACCGGGCGAGTGTGGTCCTCGAGCGGCTCCAGTCGGGCGAACTGGAACTCGTTACCCACCGAGGGCGGACGCCGGTTGGACAGGGCGGCCGCTCGGCCGGTGGAAAGGAGTTGCTAGCACCCGAGAACGCCGACGCGAGCGTGATCAAGACGGTCAAAGAGCGCCTGCAGAACGACCGCATCATCCTGCTCTGTACCCACTGCAAGGAGTGGAAAGCCACGACGAAAGTCAGGCGTGTCGCCGACCAGCCCGAGTGTCCCGAGTGTGGCTCGACGCGAATCGCGTCGCTGAACCCGTGGGCCGACGAGGTCGTGCAGGCGGTCCGCGCCGAGGAGAAAGACGACGAACAGGCGTCGATGACCGAACGCGCCTATCGGAGCGCCAGCCTCGTTCAGAGCCACGGCAAACAGGCCGTGATCGCGATGGCTGCCCGCGGCGTCGGGCCACACAACGCCGCCCGGATCATCAACAACCTTCGGGAAGACGAAACCGAGTTCTATCGTGACATCCTCTCGAAAGAACGTGAGTACGCGCGCACGCAATCGTTCTGGAATTAG
- a CDS encoding PAS domain-containing sensor histidine kinase, with protein sequence MESGPPSSSSAGHTDHRDGSTVHDPDLGSLHTAAGIASVWMQPDGTIIDTNDAFVSLTGYGRSELLGTSLSTLVEDTAPSLESLVTDDGSGPVSTTLPIRTGAETRRSVEIHLERFETEDGSPRIVGLVNRRATTTESASSSEFTYGRTFQALADALQDGIIVLDTNSDIQYTNPAVERILGYPPDELVGSSKVTIIPPRLRQTHLDALQRYLETGERKINWTYVELPGQHKAGHEVPLGVSLNDFWYDDDRYFVGLFRDISPRKEAERTLTAKVAQLESIAYLGRRALENRDTDDLLENATELIAAALDIECCVIYDSETGGTDDAFRVRSHVGCDDTVLEAEIQHSSADSLPEATLAAREPIAVESFETDGRVSGSTGLPDHGITSGIGVPIGPTTDSPGVLAVYSADEREFADHDIDFLESAATILATAIERQAYERRLNDTVAELEVSNERLEQFAYAASHDLQEPLRMVSSYLQLIESRYADDLDDDGEEFIQFAVDGAERMRDMIDGLLEYSRVDLKGAPLEPVDLDVVLEDVLTDLQVMVEQSDAEITAVSLPEVQGDAGQLRQVFQNLLSNAIEYSGDGQPRVHIDAERTGSMWRLSVHDEGIGIDAEETSKIFQVFQRLHSRMEHDGTGIGLALCQRIVERHGGEIWVDSQPGAGSTFSFTLQPAETPQRNRCV encoded by the coding sequence ATGGAATCTGGTCCGCCTTCCTCGTCATCCGCTGGACATACGGACCACCGCGACGGATCGACCGTTCACGACCCCGACTTGGGTTCGCTCCACACAGCGGCGGGTATCGCCAGTGTCTGGATGCAACCGGACGGAACGATCATCGACACCAACGACGCCTTCGTGTCATTGACCGGATACGGCCGCTCCGAACTGCTCGGAACCTCGCTTTCGACGCTCGTCGAGGACACGGCCCCCTCGCTCGAGTCACTCGTCACCGATGACGGATCCGGCCCGGTCTCGACGACGCTTCCGATCCGAACCGGCGCGGAGACGAGACGCTCCGTCGAGATCCACCTCGAGCGCTTTGAGACCGAGGACGGGTCGCCACGGATCGTCGGCCTCGTCAACCGTCGAGCAACGACGACGGAATCCGCATCGTCGTCCGAGTTCACCTACGGACGAACGTTTCAGGCGCTCGCTGACGCACTTCAAGACGGGATCATCGTTCTGGATACGAACAGCGATATCCAGTACACCAACCCTGCCGTCGAACGCATTCTCGGCTATCCACCCGACGAACTGGTCGGATCCAGTAAGGTCACGATCATCCCGCCACGGCTCCGGCAGACACACCTCGACGCGTTACAGCGGTATCTCGAGACGGGGGAGCGAAAAATAAACTGGACGTACGTCGAACTCCCGGGCCAACACAAAGCCGGCCACGAAGTCCCGCTCGGGGTGTCGCTGAACGATTTCTGGTACGACGACGACCGCTATTTCGTGGGGCTGTTCCGTGATATTTCGCCACGGAAGGAGGCCGAACGAACGCTCACGGCGAAGGTCGCCCAACTCGAGTCGATCGCCTATCTGGGCCGACGCGCACTCGAAAACCGGGATACGGACGATCTTCTCGAGAACGCGACCGAACTGATCGCTGCAGCACTCGACATCGAGTGTTGTGTCATCTACGACTCCGAGACGGGCGGCACCGACGACGCGTTTCGGGTTCGTTCGCACGTTGGCTGCGACGACACCGTTCTCGAGGCTGAAATCCAACACTCGAGTGCCGACTCGCTGCCCGAGGCCACGCTTGCCGCGCGCGAACCGATCGCCGTCGAATCCTTCGAGACTGATGGTCGGGTTTCCGGCTCGACTGGACTGCCCGACCACGGCATCACGAGCGGGATCGGCGTTCCGATCGGCCCGACGACCGACTCACCGGGCGTCCTCGCCGTCTACAGCGCTGACGAACGGGAGTTCGCTGACCACGATATCGACTTTCTCGAGAGCGCTGCGACGATCCTCGCGACGGCGATCGAACGGCAGGCGTATGAGCGTCGCCTCAACGACACGGTCGCCGAACTCGAGGTCTCGAACGAGCGCTTAGAGCAGTTCGCCTACGCCGCTTCACACGACCTGCAGGAACCGTTGCGGATGGTTTCGAGCTATCTCCAACTCATCGAGAGCCGGTATGCCGACGACCTCGACGACGACGGTGAGGAGTTCATCCAGTTCGCCGTCGACGGCGCTGAGCGAATGCGTGACATGATCGACGGCCTCCTCGAGTACTCTCGAGTCGATTTGAAGGGTGCGCCGCTCGAACCGGTCGATCTCGACGTGGTGCTCGAGGATGTCCTGACCGACTTGCAGGTGATGGTCGAACAGTCCGACGCCGAGATTACGGCGGTGTCGTTGCCCGAGGTTCAGGGCGACGCCGGCCAGCTTCGGCAGGTGTTTCAGAATCTGCTGTCGAACGCGATCGAGTACAGCGGTGACGGTCAGCCGCGGGTCCACATCGATGCTGAGCGAACCGGCTCGATGTGGCGTCTCTCGGTCCACGATGAGGGGATCGGTATCGACGCCGAGGAGACGTCGAAGATCTTCCAGGTGTTCCAGCGACTCCACAGCCGCATGGAGCACGATGGGACGGGAATCGGACTTGCGCTCTGCCAGCGTATCGTCGAGCGCCACGGCGGTGAGATCTGGGTCGACTCACAACCTGGTGCGGGTTCGACGTTTTCGTTTACCTTGCAGCCGGCCGAGACTCCCCAGCGAAACCGTTGCGTGTGA
- a CDS encoding PGF-CTERM sorting domain-containing protein, whose product MTRSRTVVAAGLFAVVCIAFAGFVAIGGASADSATNPALTPPDSDTELNVSEDAYVEEAPGPDDEYYEASDGNWVSYVNPRDEYREPYLGDGSAKICVTLLNEAGDPIVGETVPNTTVTLPTGDSTSWHSHADPMTVTYPLTENYDRPLDADQFGTTDDLPQGNGYMDSHCIELHGLPEDGTVEYGEIQIEGEHADKIETVGYIQQAHDTWDTDIDPIEAAEPYEEAGGSWTYYPDGSHGQVTAVLQLDSEVTGADGEPVPDEDDNSSTSSADETDDTDDEEGAGDELPGFGVSVALVALALAALVSAHRQRS is encoded by the coding sequence ATGACTCGATCGCGAACGGTCGTCGCGGCCGGTCTGTTCGCCGTGGTCTGCATCGCATTCGCCGGGTTCGTTGCGATCGGTGGCGCAAGCGCCGATTCGGCGACGAATCCGGCCCTCACACCTCCCGATTCGGATACCGAACTGAACGTCTCCGAAGACGCATACGTCGAAGAAGCGCCAGGTCCGGACGACGAATACTACGAAGCCAGTGACGGCAACTGGGTCAGTTACGTCAACCCACGCGACGAGTACCGAGAGCCGTATCTCGGTGATGGGTCCGCGAAGATCTGTGTCACACTCCTCAACGAGGCGGGTGACCCCATCGTCGGTGAGACCGTCCCGAACACGACAGTGACGCTCCCAACTGGTGATTCGACGTCGTGGCACAGCCACGCCGACCCGATGACCGTCACCTACCCGCTGACTGAGAACTACGACCGACCACTCGATGCCGACCAGTTCGGAACGACCGACGACCTTCCACAGGGGAACGGCTACATGGACAGCCACTGCATCGAACTGCACGGCCTGCCCGAGGACGGAACCGTCGAATACGGCGAAATCCAGATCGAGGGCGAGCACGCCGACAAAATCGAGACCGTCGGCTACATTCAACAGGCACACGACACGTGGGATACCGACATCGATCCAATCGAGGCCGCCGAACCATACGAGGAGGCCGGCGGTAGCTGGACCTACTACCCCGACGGCTCCCACGGACAGGTCACCGCCGTCCTCCAACTCGATAGCGAAGTGACCGGAGCCGACGGTGAACCAGTTCCCGACGAGGACGATAACTCATCGACCTCGAGTGCGGACGAGACGGACGACACCGACGACGAGGAAGGGGCCGGCGACGAACTCCCCGGATTCGGCG
- a CDS encoding 5-oxoprolinase subunit B family protein, which translates to MANEITPKDLPEPRYEYGADDHVFVELAEEMSFTANFKAMAITQQVAERDIDGIIENCPANASYMLRIDPGVIHPDDVIAELKEIEAELDVENYEWETRVIDIPVLFEDPWTHETLMEFRDRHQDPDGTDLEYSAELNGFDDVDSFLEAFVSAPHMVTMVGFVPGLPWCFQMVPRDQQLEVPKYVEPRTDTPSRAVGFGGAFSVIYPVQGAGGYQLYGRTPVEVLDVDQELADFSDSMVFPNPGDILNYRPIDREEYDAIREEVEDGTYEYTYKRVNFSTEEFFESPLEYNDQLTEDLA; encoded by the coding sequence ATGGCAAACGAGATTACACCGAAAGACCTTCCGGAGCCACGATACGAGTACGGGGCTGACGACCACGTATTCGTCGAGCTCGCGGAAGAGATGAGTTTCACTGCCAATTTTAAGGCGATGGCGATCACCCAGCAGGTCGCCGAGCGCGATATCGACGGGATCATCGAGAACTGTCCGGCAAACGCCTCTTACATGCTCCGTATCGACCCGGGCGTTATCCATCCGGACGACGTGATCGCGGAACTCAAAGAGATCGAAGCGGAACTCGACGTCGAGAACTACGAGTGGGAAACTCGCGTCATCGACATCCCCGTCCTGTTCGAAGATCCGTGGACCCACGAGACGCTCATGGAGTTCCGCGACCGCCACCAAGATCCGGACGGGACCGACCTCGAGTATTCGGCCGAGCTCAACGGATTCGACGACGTCGACTCCTTCCTCGAGGCGTTCGTCTCGGCCCCGCACATGGTCACGATGGTTGGATTCGTGCCGGGCCTGCCGTGGTGTTTCCAGATGGTGCCTCGAGACCAGCAACTCGAGGTACCCAAATACGTCGAGCCACGAACCGACACGCCCAGTCGCGCAGTCGGTTTCGGCGGTGCGTTCTCGGTTATCTACCCGGTACAGGGCGCCGGCGGCTACCAACTCTACGGCCGAACCCCTGTCGAAGTGCTCGACGTCGACCAGGAGTTGGCTGATTTCAGCGACTCGATGGTCTTCCCGAACCCCGGCGACATCCTGAACTACAGACCGATCGACCGCGAGGAGTACGACGCGATCCGCGAGGAGGTCGAGGACGGAACGTACGAGTACACCTACAAGCGCGTGAACTTCTCGACCGAGGAGTTCTTCGAATCGCCACTCGAGTACAACGACCAACTCACGGAGGACCTAGCATGA
- a CDS encoding acetyl-CoA carboxylase: MSEKTTVNSPMPGVFYRRPDPEDPPFVEEGDTVEEGETIGLVEVMKNFHEIEADTEGTIGEFLVDEEAEIEADQELVTIE, translated from the coding sequence ATGTCCGAAAAAACGACCGTCAACTCTCCGATGCCCGGCGTCTTCTATCGGCGACCAGACCCCGAAGACCCACCGTTTGTCGAAGAAGGCGACACCGTCGAAGAAGGCGAGACGATCGGTCTCGTCGAAGTCATGAAGAACTTCCACGAGATCGAAGCAGACACCGAAGGCACGATCGGCGAGTTCCTCGTCGACGAGGAAGCCGAGATCGAAGCCGATCAGGAACTCGTTACGATCGAGTAA
- a CDS encoding Lrp/AsnC family transcriptional regulator — translation MDERSIRILQAIATLGTGSPDEISAHTGIPKSTVHYRITKLKEEGIVLDDLFTIDLEKLGLEITVITEVIAEYDEQYHTQVGDKLAEIEGVNQVYFTMGETDFVVIAHLAGREMVHRLISDYESINEVVRTSSQFVVETVKNEPHPLNDFELETLIETTSDLD, via the coding sequence ATGGACGAGCGTAGCATTCGCATTCTCCAGGCGATCGCCACACTCGGCACCGGGAGCCCGGACGAAATCTCGGCACACACCGGAATCCCGAAGTCGACGGTCCACTATCGGATCACGAAACTCAAAGAAGAGGGGATCGTGCTAGACGACCTGTTCACTATCGATCTCGAGAAACTCGGCCTCGAGATTACGGTCATCACGGAGGTCATCGCGGAGTACGATGAACAGTACCACACGCAAGTCGGCGACAAACTCGCCGAAATTGAGGGTGTCAATCAGGTCTACTTCACGATGGGTGAGACCGACTTCGTCGTGATCGCACACCTCGCCGGTCGTGAAATGGTCCACCGGCTCATCAGCGACTACGAAAGCATCAACGAGGTCGTCCGAACGAGTTCGCAGTTCGTCGTCGAAACGGTAAAGAACGAGCCACATCCGCTCAACGACTTCGAGTTGGAGACACTCATCGAGACCACGTCGGACCTCGATTGA